GTCCCACGACGGGggaatttacattgttacagcaaaagaggaagtttctgcCAGACTTCCCTCCGAAGTGTAGAGACTACTCATCTATCGTCTAAACTTTAGATATTTGTAGAAATATGAAAAGATTATATGTTGAGTCTTTAAACTCTAAAGTCTCAACATTTTTTTAGAGTTGTAGAACAGTTAGTGGTTAGCAGCCACATTTCTGACTGACTGTATAGTAAGCTTGCTTGGTAAATCTCGACCgccattgtcttttttttaatttaaagatgaTGTTCTTCCCTTTATTATATAGCCCaactggagagagacaggaaagcgggagagagagagaaggtggcGTGCAGCAAAGGGACGTGGGACGGATTCAAAATCCCGGTAAAATATTCATCTGTATACTTTTAACTCTTTCGCAAAGGGAAATGTAATTGTAGACAACTTATTTAAGTCTCGTTTAACTTGAGTTATTACTTCCCCAAAGTGTTTATAGTCCAAGTTATCCAGAGTCTTTGTTACGTTTATCCCAAGAGATTTGATTCTTTCCACACTACAATAAAAAGCAGATTTTTGCTTGAGTTCATGTGAACACACGGAGCGTCTCGTCTGCTCTTCACAGGCTCCCAACAACAAACCGGACCCAACTGGACGCTGCACAGTGACATCAGGGAGAGCGGCCTTGTTGGTCCTCGGTGCTCTGCTGGCAGCTTCTGTCGTCGCTTTTGGCCTGATCTGTGAgtttgaacatttctttttaaagtaaattaatTCAGGTTGAATTATAAACTCTGACGGTTGTTTGGAAGAACAGAAGTGGTGGCTTCCAGGTGACCTGAGCTCAGGGTGGTTGTGCATTGTGTGCAACAGAACAGCTGTGTTCAGTGAATCTCAACAGCACGTGTGGTACTTAATTGatgctttctttttccttttttaatgtaaaaatcaataaaaattaGTAAATGTCTTCTTTGCAATATAATTTTTACCTAGAGATTTAGATCATTCATATTAATTCattgtattaattattcattagttCATAATCCTCACGGTCAGTAAATCTTGGAATGATTCTCCTGTGATGAACACACTCATACTCTGTGTCTTAACAATCAGTTTATGAAATCATCCAAACCAAGGAACGTCTCCAAAGGATGACAGATGAGCGTGACGCTGTGGTAAAGAATCTCACAGGTAAACTTTGTCAGCTGCAAAATCACTTTAAAACgcatcacattttatattaaaccACCTAATATTAATCTTTAAGATTCTACTCAACTGTGAAGCATGAACGAGTTTTGTTCTCAACTAAGAGACGGTCCTGATGAAAGTGaaatcttttttatctttcatAACAGCTGTTATTCAGAGACGCTGTGAAGTCAAACCATACAAACCATGCGAAACGTGCCCTGAACCTCCTGAAGGAAACATTGGTAAGTACACGTTACATGTTCGCGTCCTCTGCTGACAGTGAAGGATTGACAGATTGTCTCAGCTGCTCTCCGATTCAAACTctttcactgctgctgcttctaaatcacacaaatataaacagaGATTTGCTGCACCAGACTGAAGTCTTTGCTGTGATCTCTTTAAAGCTAACTCGTGTGAAAAATGTGAAGAAGGCTGGAACAGTCATGGAGGAAACTGCTATTATTTCTCCACCATCAAGTTAAACTGGAAAGAGAGCAGACGTCAATGCCAACATCAAGGAGGAGATTTGGTTAAGATAGACAGCAACAAGGAGCAGGTATGAACACAGGTTCATGTTTCATCACCTTGTGTTTCTACATTAGTTAACATCGTCTCTCAGCACAGAAAAAGTTCtgttacatatttgtttttcctgTCCAGGAATTTCTGAAGCTTGAACTGAGCAAGAAAATTGTTGAGGATGAGGACAAGTTCTGGATCGGACTGACGGACtcaaaggaagaaaagaagtgGTTGTGGCCTGACAACTCGCCACTGAGGTTCGACcgttttaaaacaaatctttttatCTATTTCCAATATTAAAGTAACCTAGTTTTATTGAGCCAGATCTTTCTATTCCAAATATCTCAGTTTGTCTTTTTGGAGTGCCAACGAGCCAGACAACTGGATGGGACACAATCCAGAAGGAGAGGACTGTGTGAGGATGGGGGAGAGAGCCAGCAGCGCAGACCTGAAGTCTTGGTTTGATAACTCCTGCAAAGTGCCTCACAAACGTATCTGTGAGAAACCAGAACAAAGCGGACATTTAAAGTGCGTCTGAAATGCAGTTCAGCTTAAGTTTCGCTCAGCCTGTGAAGctcatgataaaataaataaaatgcagtttCTTGAATGTGCTCAACAATTAAGGAAGGGATCACATGTAACAGatggtggtggaggaagtaccgtttaagttattttttatgtaaaataattgCATCGGatttgcaaaacaaacattgtgaaggtgtcactttgTACTCTGCGTAATTGTGACGGCgtttctcactattttcagagtttaaaaaaaTCCAACGAtcaattaatggagaaaatatcagcagattaatccataatgataATGATCATTAGACGCATAACTACATGAAACATATGCTCCAGCTCAACTCCAAAATtcagcttttacattaatgcactGAGAAACAATCTAAATacagtgtataatatataatagcatcaacagtcacaggggacatACTTTATGTAGTTGTAGATGCAACTACTATTCAATGCAGAACTATTACTgggagtatttttacagttatatacagtatatatatatatatatatatatatatatatatatatatatatatatatatatatatatatatatacacagtttGGCATTAGTACTTGAGCACGTATtcctttattttctgtcaatagACAAATAATTTCAGCTGTATTTatgtaaacaaaatataatattttataatctcACGTCTTTTATGCAAAAatcttaattattttaattagtaaCTAGAGCTGTCAGATACAtgtaatatttccctctgatgtggtgaagtagaagtagaaagtggcATGAGAAGTACCTccaatttgtacttaagtacatacaagtacagtacttgagtaaatgtacgtaACCAGCTTTTTACTGAACTTCTTAATTTGTGCTACAACAGCTCGGGTCACCTGTAAAAATCCAATAAACCTTTTTCAtccattatttgtttgtgttttcggtttgtaactttaaaacatttacaaaaagagtgcgtgtgtgtaaaacatgcaacacaatagtaaatctttctttttttcctttttggagATATGCATAACATTAAAGTAATATCAAACAAGGATTACTTTTCAATATCTTTATTTACtgaaaaacatcttaaaagCATCAACATTCAACCGACTCAACAGAGATAAAAAACGAAACAGAAACCGTAAACAGCAGCAGTTAACGTAAACTTTTTAAACTGTAAGACATCAGGGGCTGGCGTCACAAAAAAACACGCCTCACAATGTGAGTGTTGTTAACGATGTTGTGCAGCGAGtaatgagaagagaaagagtCAGCAGAAGTTGTGAAGCCACAGCAGCTCAGCTCGGCTACACGTCTGCGAGGTTTTATGCTAATGAGGGTTTTTGTATTGTTACACAGTCCATCTTGGTGAAAGCAGCCTGTTGCTGACAGTCCCAGTCCAAACGTTTGAAATAAAGGCTGGTTGTGAAGTTCATTTAATCCGAGTTCACGCTGCAGAGAAGTTAAAGTTAGCACTAAACATGGATGCAAGCTTTCAGTATTTCAGACATCATTTCTATATTTCTGCTTGAtggtttgtttttatacatttttaaatgccaCATGAAATCCATTTAAAtttaagaaggaaaaaaaaacttttttgtgCTCCAACTGCCCTCCATCATTCTGAATCCTCCTCGTTCGATATAAGCGGCGTGTCACCTGACTTCTGCTGGTCCGTACCTCATTCATCTCACCCCTGCAGCTCTCGAACGGTGAGTATTCGTACGAGCATGGCCTCCATGGTGCTGTCGTCCAGGGGCGTGGAGGAGAACCACAGAGGGCTGTTGGGAACACAACAGCCCTCTGGGTGAAGGTAGAACGCTGTGCTGCGCTGCCTCACCGACTCTGAGCTGGAGGCAacgagagaaaacagaaaatatagaTGGTCAATAAGTTTAGACTGACAGGTGGTAAAAATCTGTGTTGACCCCGCCCCTCGA
This region of Cottoperca gobio chromosome 11, fCotGob3.1, whole genome shotgun sequence genomic DNA includes:
- the illr4 gene encoding immune-related, lectin-like receptor 4, yielding MSEDDLLYSIVNFTRGNAQLERDRKAGEREKVACSKGTWDGFKIPAPNNKPDPTGRCTVTSGRAALLVLGALLAASVVAFGLIFYEIIQTKERLQRMTDERDAVVKNLTAVIQRRCEVKPYKPCETCPEPPEGNIANSCEKCEEGWNSHGGNCYYFSTIKLNWKESRRQCQHQGGDLVKIDSNKEQEFLKLELSKKIVEDEDKFWIGLTDSKEEKKWLWPDNSPLSLSFWSANEPDNWMGHNPEGEDCVRMGERASSADLKSWFDNSCKVPHKRICEKPEQSGHLKCV